The segment AGCGGGCATGGTTTTATGATTTCTCCCATGGTTGCAAAACTTATTGCACAGATTATATGTGGTGAGAAAACCGCTCTTCCAATTGATAATTTTAGCATCGAAAGATTTAAAGGAAAAATATTCAAGGAAAAAGCTGTTGTAGGATAAATTTTATTATTTATTTCTTATTTATATTCATGTATCATCTGCTATATCCATTGAGAACATATCTTATTGTCAGTGGAAATGAAGAAGAAAGAAATGTTATGACCGCTGACTGGGTTAGCCCTGTATCTTATAAACCATTTATTTTATGTATTTCTATTTCTCCAAAAAGATATACTCATAAGTTAATTAAAAAATATGGAGAATTTGTAGTAAGCATTCCAACGATGGAAATACTAAGTGATGTATGGGTTGCAGGAACAAAAAGTGGACCAGAAAAATTGAATAAAATGAGATTAAATTTCATTTCCTCAAAAAAGATTAAAACAATGAGTATAAAGGAAGCAATTGCAAATATTGAATGTGAGGTTATTGATGAAAAAAATTATGGAGATCATACCCTTTTTGTAGGAGAAGTTTTGAATTATTCA is part of the Thermoplasmatales archaeon genome and harbors:
- a CDS encoding flavin reductase family protein, whose protein sequence is MFMYHLLYPLRTYLIVSGNEEERNVMTADWVSPVSYKPFILCISISPKRYTHKLIKKYGEFVVSIPTMEILSDVWVAGTKSGPEKLNKMRLNFISSKKIKTMSIKEAIANIECEVIDEKNYGDHTLFVGEVLNYSYNKDAFKNSTPNIDFKFIAHVHTSEFVTFDRDSIVNI